The genomic window GCTGCGCCATCGCGACCAGCTGGCAGGCGTACGCCTGCGACATCTTCCAGACACCGTTCTCCGACACGAAGTCGACGGTCGCATCGTTCGGCTGGCCGTTGACCGTGAGCACCACACCGGCGGTGACGGTGTCGGCACCGGTCGGCGTCACATCCTTGACCTCGATGGTGGCGCCGGCATCCTTCGCGGCCTGCGCAACCTGGTTGACGAGCTCCGGATCCTTCTCCGCGCCCTGCACCAGCTGAATCTTCTGCTCGACCGGGACGGCCGGGTCGAGAGCCTGCGTGATCGCGTCGTTGAGCTCCGCAGCGGTCGGCGGCGCGACGTCGGGGGCGGTGACGGTGGTGGAGGCCTGGGTGGCGGTGGTGCGGGTCTCGCCGTCGTCACCGTCGCTCGAGCAGGCGGTCATCGTCAGGGCTGCCGCGATCGCCACGGCGGCGACGGTCATCTTCCGGAGCTTCAAGTGCTTGTCCTTTTCTTTCTCGGTCGTCGTACTCGATCGATATCGGCGGAGCCGCGGCCGGGATCGGTCGTCTCCCCCAGCCGTGACCCGCGCTCACAGCAAGAGTACCGGCGATCACCGAGAGCACTGCGGGCGCCGACGATGTCGTGTCGTGGTCACCGCGTGCTGTCGATCGGATCGGCGACCACCAGGTCGGTGTCGGTGTCGGGGAACGTGCGCGCCGGCCCCGGCCCGGTGCTGCGGGTCTCGAACCGCACCGTCACCACCCCGTGTCCGGCGCCCTGCACCCAGCCGTGCCCGAACTCCGGGTGCGTCACGTCCAGGCCGGGCCGCCACCAGGTCGCCACCCCCACCCGGGGAGACGAATCATCTTGCTCCCCAGCATCTTCCGATCCTTCTCCGGTCTCCGAATCCGGTATCATCTGGTCGAGCTCGGGAAACAACGAGCCTTGGCTGGCCGCGGACAGCCCACCGAACCCGACACCGACCAGCCGGATCGGGCCGAGCTCGAGTGGATCGATCGCCTGCCGCTGCGCGGTCGCGGTGAGCGTCTGCAGATCGGTCGTCGCGTACGGCAGCGTCGACGACCGCGTCACGATGCTCATGTCGGCCTTGCGCAGCTTCAGCACGACGGTCCGCGCCGACCGGCCGTCCCGCTCGAGCCGCCGGAACGCCGCCGCCGCACTCGCGTCCACCGCCCGCCGCAACGCCGCCATCGTGACGATGTCCTCCGCGTACGTGGTCTCCGCACTCACCTGTTTCGCGTCGGCCCGCTCGGCGACCGGACGTTCGTCGATGCCGCGCGCCATCCGCTGCAGCCCCGGCCCGATCGTCGCCCCCAGCACCGACACGACCTCGACCTCCGGCAGCGCCGCGAGCGCCCCGATCGTGCCGATACCGAGCCGCTCGAGTTTCGCCTCCGCGACCGGGCCGACACCCCACAGTTTGCGCACCGGCAGACCGCTCAGCAGCTGCTGCTGCACATCCGGGGACACGACGGTGATCCCGTCCGGTTTCGCGAGCCCCGACGCGATCTTCGCCACCTGCTTCCCGGCGCCCGCCCCGATCGACGCGACCAGGCCCGTCTCCTCGAGTACCAGGGCCCGCAGCTGCGCGCAGTACCGCTCCACGTCGGCGCGCCCGGCACCCGCCAGCTCCGCCGGCTCCGCGAACGCCTCGTCCATCGACAGCTGTTCCAGCACCGGCACTCTCGTACGCAACGCGTCGAACACCCGGCCGCTCACGTACCCGTACAGGCTCCCTCGCGGTGGCAGCACCACCGCCGACGCCCCCACCAGTCGACGCGCCTGATGCATCGGCATCGCCGACCGGGCGCCGAACACCCGCGCCTCGTAACTCGCGCCCGCCACCACTCCACGCCCGCCGAGACCGCCGACGAGCACGGGGCGGCCCCGCAGCGTCGGCCGCGTCAACTGTTCGACGGACGCGAAGAACGCGTCCATGTCCAGATGCAGCACCCAGCGCCGGCTGCGCGTGGGATCGACGGAGGTCATGGGAGAAAAAATACGCCGGGCGGGCGACAGGAACCCCCTGCCGCCCGCCCGACGTGGTCCTACTCGGTTCGAGCCCCGACGATCACACCTTGACGATCGCGACCCGCACGCCCTCACCGAGCTCCACGGCGTCCGGGCCCGCGTCCCCCAGCTCGAGGGTCGTGGCCAGGATCTCCCCGGCGATCAGCTCACGGTGCCGGCCCGCCCACTCGAGGCGATCCTCCGGAACCTGCAGTGTCACCGAGATCCGGTCGGACACCTCGAGTCCCGCGTTCCGGCGCGCGTCCTGCAGCTCCCGGACGCGATCCTTGGCCCAGCCCTCGGCCTCGAGCTCCTCGGTCACCCGCGAGTCCAACACGACCAGGCCGGCACCGTCCGGCAGTGCCGCCGTGGACTCGGGCTCGGCCGCGACCAGACGCTGGGTGTACTCGGAGGGCAGCAGCTCGATACCCGCGGCAGGAGCGGAGCCTGCGGAGCGACCCGGCCAGACAGTGACGACGCCGCCCTCCTCGGTCCAGTCGCCGGACTTGACCGCCTTGATGACGGTCTGCACGTCCTTGCCGAGACGCGGACCCGCGGCCCGCGCGTTGACGACCAGTTCGAACCGGCCGTGCACGTCGACGTCGTCGGTGAGGTCGACCTTCTTGACGTTCACCTCGTCGGCGATCAGACCCAGGTACGGACGGATCTTCTCCGCATCCGGCGCGGCGACGGTGACCTCGGGCAGCGGCAGCCGCACCCGCAGGTTCTGCGCCTTGCGCAGGCCGAGGACCGTCGAACACACACCCCGGACGTCGTCCATCGCGCCGACCAGATCGGCGTCGGCCGGCAGCTCGGTCTCGGTGGGCCAGTCGGTCAGGTGCACCGACCGCCCACCGGTCAGGCCCCGCCAGATCACCTCGGACGCCATCGGCAGCAGCGGCGCCGCCAGGCGGGAGACCACCTCGAGCACCGTGTGCAGCGTGTCGATCGCATCCTGGTCCTCGTCCCAGAACCGGCTGCGGGAGCGGCGCACGTACCAGTTGGTGAGCGCGTCGCAGAACGTGCGCAGCTCGTCGCACGCCCCCGCGATATCGGTGACCTCGAGCGCGTCGGTGATCGCGTCCCGCGTCGCCGCCAACTTGGCGAGGATGTACTTGTCGAGCACGTTCGGCGAATCCGTGCGCCACCGGCCGGGCTTCGACGCGTACAGCTGCAGGAAGCTCCACGCGTTCCACAGCGGCAGCAGTGCCTGCCGGACGCCCTCGCGGATGCCCTGTTCGGTGACGATCAGGTTGCCGCCGCGCAGGATCGGCGACGACATCAGGAACCACCGCATGGCGTCCGAGCCGTCGCGGTCGAACACCTCCTTGACGTCCGGGTAGTTACCCTTGGACTTGCTCATCTTCAGACCGTCGTCGCCGAGGACGATGCCGTGCGCCGCAACACATTTGAACGCGGGACGATCGAACAGCGCGGTCGCCAGCACGTGCAGCGTGTAGAACCAGCCGCGGGTCTGACCGTTGTACTCGACGATGAAGTCGCCCGGGTAGTGCGTCTCGAACCAGTCCCGGTTCTCGAACGGGTAGTGCACCTGCGCGTACGGCATCGAGCCGGACTCGAACCAGCAGTCGAGCACCTCGGGCACCCGGCGCATCATCGACTTGCCGGTCGGATCGTCCGGGTTGGGACGGACCAGATCGTCGATCATCGGCCGGTGCAGATCCGTCGGACGCACCCCGAAGTCCACCTCGAGCTGGTCGAGCGAACCGTAGACGTCGACGCGCGGGTACGACGGATCGTCCGACACCCACACCGGGATCGGGCTGCCCCAGTAGCGGTTACGGCTGATGTTCCAGTCGCGCGCCCCCTCGAGCCACTTGCCGAACTGGCCGTCCCGGATGTGTTCGGGCACCCAGGTGATCTCCTGGTTGAGTTCGACCATGCGGTCACGGAACTTGGTGACCGCGACGAACCACGACGGCACCGCCATGTAGATCAGCGGCTGGCCCGAGCGCCAGCTGTGCGGGTACGAGTGCTCGATCGTCTCGTGCCGCAACAGCTTTCCGGCGGCCTTGAGGTCCTTGATGATGACCGGGTTGGCATCGAACACCTGCAGGCCCTCGTACGGCGGCACCATCGAGGTGAACCTGCCGCCCGGGTCCAGCGGCTGCACGATCTCGATGCCGTTGGCCGTCGCGCACTCCATGTCCTCCTCACCGAAAGCCGGTGCGAGATGCACGATTCCGGTGCCGGAGTCGGTGGTGACATAGTCCGCCGACAGCACCCGGTGCGCGTTCTCGTGACCCTTGCCGGGGCCGTGGAAGAAATCGAACGGCGGCGTGTAGGACAGTCCGACGAGGTCGGCGCCCTTGTACTCGCCGAGCACCTCGGGCGCCTCACCGAGCTCGCGGGCGTAGTGCCCGACGCGGGCCGCCGCGAGGAGGTAGGTCTTGCCCTCGGCGCCGGCGACATGCACGTAGTCGACGTCGGGGTGCACCGCGATCGCGAGGTTGGACGGCAGCGTCCACGGCGTGGTGGTCCAGATCAGCGCGTTCGCTCCGTCCAGCGGCGAGCCGGGCGCGGTGATCACCATGTCGACGGTGACCGCAGGATCCTGACGCATCTTGTAGGCGTCGTCGAGCCGGGTCTCCTGGTTCGACAGCGGCGTCTGCTCGTACCAGGAGTACGGCAGCACCCGGAAGCCCTGGTAGATCAGACCCTTGTCGTACAGCTCCTTGAACGCCCACATCACGGACTCCATGAAGTCCAGATCGAGGGTCTTGTAGTCGTTGTCGAAGTCGACCCAGCGGGCCTGGCGGGTCACGTAGTCGCGCCACTCGTCGGTGTACCGCAGCACCGACTGCTTGCAGTACGCGTTGAACTCCTTCAAGCCCATCGCGTCGATCTGCGACTTGTCCTTGATGCCGAGCTGCTTCTCCGCCTCCAGTTCGGCGGGCAGACCGTGGCAGTCCCAGCCGAAGCGGCGGTCGACCTTCTTGCCGCGCATCGTCTGGAAACGTGGGACGACGTCCTTGACGTAGCCGGTGAGCAGATGCCCGTAGTGCGGCAGACCGTTCGCGAAGGGGGGACCGTCGTAGAAGACGAAGTCCTCGGCGCCCTCACGGTTCGCGATGGACGCCCGGAACGTGTCGTCG from Prescottella sp. R16 includes these protein-coding regions:
- a CDS encoding DNA polymerase IV; its protein translation is MTSVDPTRSRRWVLHLDMDAFFASVEQLTRPTLRGRPVLVGGLGGRGVVAGASYEARVFGARSAMPMHQARRLVGASAVVLPPRGSLYGYVSGRVFDALRTRVPVLEQLSMDEAFAEPAELAGAGRADVERYCAQLRALVLEETGLVASIGAGAGKQVAKIASGLAKPDGITVVSPDVQQQLLSGLPVRKLWGVGPVAEAKLERLGIGTIGALAALPEVEVVSVLGATIGPGLQRMARGIDERPVAERADAKQVSAETTYAEDIVTMAALRRAVDASAAAAFRRLERDGRSARTVVLKLRKADMSIVTRSSTLPYATTDLQTLTATAQRQAIDPLELGPIRLVGVGFGGLSAASQGSLFPELDQMIPDSETGEGSEDAGEQDDSSPRVGVATWWRPGLDVTHPEFGHGWVQGAGHGVVTVRFETRSTGPGPARTFPDTDTDLVVADPIDSTR
- the ileS gene encoding isoleucine--tRNA ligase; its protein translation is MTSNESTSPQQNAGYPRVDLVGGRATGSVSFPDLERKVLAAWDADDTFRASIANREGAEDFVFYDGPPFANGLPHYGHLLTGYVKDVVPRFQTMRGKKVDRRFGWDCHGLPAELEAEKQLGIKDKSQIDAMGLKEFNAYCKQSVLRYTDEWRDYVTRQARWVDFDNDYKTLDLDFMESVMWAFKELYDKGLIYQGFRVLPYSWYEQTPLSNQETRLDDAYKMRQDPAVTVDMVITAPGSPLDGANALIWTTTPWTLPSNLAIAVHPDVDYVHVAGAEGKTYLLAAARVGHYARELGEAPEVLGEYKGADLVGLSYTPPFDFFHGPGKGHENAHRVLSADYVTTDSGTGIVHLAPAFGEEDMECATANGIEIVQPLDPGGRFTSMVPPYEGLQVFDANPVIIKDLKAAGKLLRHETIEHSYPHSWRSGQPLIYMAVPSWFVAVTKFRDRMVELNQEITWVPEHIRDGQFGKWLEGARDWNISRNRYWGSPIPVWVSDDPSYPRVDVYGSLDQLEVDFGVRPTDLHRPMIDDLVRPNPDDPTGKSMMRRVPEVLDCWFESGSMPYAQVHYPFENRDWFETHYPGDFIVEYNGQTRGWFYTLHVLATALFDRPAFKCVAAHGIVLGDDGLKMSKSKGNYPDVKEVFDRDGSDAMRWFLMSSPILRGGNLIVTEQGIREGVRQALLPLWNAWSFLQLYASKPGRWRTDSPNVLDKYILAKLAATRDAITDALEVTDIAGACDELRTFCDALTNWYVRRSRSRFWDEDQDAIDTLHTVLEVVSRLAAPLLPMASEVIWRGLTGGRSVHLTDWPTETELPADADLVGAMDDVRGVCSTVLGLRKAQNLRVRLPLPEVTVAAPDAEKIRPYLGLIADEVNVKKVDLTDDVDVHGRFELVVNARAAGPRLGKDVQTVIKAVKSGDWTEEGGVVTVWPGRSAGSAPAAGIELLPSEYTQRLVAAEPESTAALPDGAGLVVLDSRVTEELEAEGWAKDRVRELQDARRNAGLEVSDRISVTLQVPEDRLEWAGRHRELIAGEILATTLELGDAGPDAVELGEGVRVAIVKV